The bacterium HR17 genome includes the window CGTCTTCTCGCGAAACAAAATTGCTTCCTGTGTGCCCTAACAACTCAAAGGCGCATTCAATGAGCGGCAATGGGTCATCGCTCGCCAACAACGAATCCGCCAACTCTCTCACAAAATCACACCCCATCCGCACCCTGCACGCAAGTTCACGGTAGAAGGCAACGAATGGCAACAAGGCTTCCTTTCTTGCCCTGACAATACAGGGCGTTAGGGTGAGAAGGAACTCGTTAACGAAATCGTCGGGCGTCGTGTATCTTCGGCTCGGCAAAGCCGTCAACACCTCCATTGCAGTCACCTCCGATCCGATCATGGCACACTTGCACCAGAATTTGCATGGATCATGGCAATGCTTCCATCCTCAGTCCTGCCAGAATTTCCGAGAACTTTTTGGGTGATCGCCAGTCAAGGCGGAGTTCGTAGCGAACTAAGCGGATGTTTCGCTTTGGGGCTTCACGGATGACGGATTTGGAGAAGGAATTAGCAATCAAAACGCCACCAATACATTCACTTCCTAACTCATCTATGTAGCCCCTCAATTGCCTTAAGTCCCTTGGCTGTGCATGTTCCCTCTTGACTTCAACGGCGATTTTTCGCGCTTGAGCGATTGGAACTCTGTCCTTGATCAGGATGTCAACATGTCCGTAAGACAGAGCCTTTTCGCCAAGCACTTCAAGTTCGTCAGGCGAGAGGTCTTCAAAGCCAATCATTGACAAAAATTTGGTAAAGTTGCCTCGGTCAGACAACCAGCGCTTGATTGCTGCTTGCAGTATGCTCTCTTGAAAATGGCAGACGAACGGCACCCGCTCCATCTTTTTGTCGGGTGTGAATTTCGGTTCAAAAGTTGTGTGAGGGGGCGTCTCCAAAGGTTGAATGTCTCCGTTCCATAACGAACCCATTTGTGAAACATTTTGCAGAGTCGTTTGGTCGGCTTGAAAGTGAGTTTTGCGATAACCTGCTCGCAAGAGCAAGTTCTCTGCGACATAAGCGAACTCTGGGCGAACTAACGGTTCACAGAATTCACGAATGGGACGCAGGTAGAGTCGGAAAGGGAACAAATACGGCTTCCTTGAGTCTCGGAACGCAACAGATGGCCAAGGCGGCATTTTTTCAAACTCAACAATTGCCTCTTTACGCGTGACCTCATACAGGTTAAAAGCGCGGGCTGCGTGAAGGAAGGAAACAAAATCACCCTCTTGAATTTCAACGAATGTCCATGCCCCTGCAACGGAGTTGGAAAAGCCCGCTATCGCATATTTCAAACACAGTTCCAAGTGCTGGCAAGTTGAGACAGCAACGAGGAAGTAGTTAGGCTTGGACATGCATCGTTCCCCCCTGCCACTTCACTTCCCTCATGTTGACAATTTGGCGGGTTGCTTTGCTCATGTTGAACCACCTTGCCTAAGTTGCTGAATGACCCAATCTCGGATTTGTTGGGCTTGAGCGATGCGCTCTTGAGCCGTTGCAGCGTCAAAAACCTCATGTGGGATGCCGCCAGCAATGTCGGGATAACGAGCACGCATGTAGTCTTCGGTCAACGGTCGCCCGATGGATGCAAGTTCAGGCGGAGCGCCTAAAGCATCAGCCAGCATCGCAAGGTCATGAGTTCGTGGCGGTGTCGCTTGAAAACGAACGATGTAAAGGGCTTTGAGAAACTTCTCAGCAGCCTGTTGAGCGATGGCTACGGCCCATTCGTAACTGTCATTTTCGTAAGCGATGCGGGCAAGGTTCAAGTCATGATCTCCCTGCGCTATCCACCTTTGGGCTTGTTCTTCAGGTGTCATCACACCACTCATCTCTTCATCTGGGAGCAAGTCACCTTTGATGAGCCACAAACCTTCTCGACAAGCATCAGCAACTATCCCGACTTGCCGTCGTAACCTTTCAAATTCCTTGACAGTGTAGCACCATGCATCCACTCGCAAGTGCCAAGGAATTTGCTCGTTGAACCTGCGAGAACGCTCCAAAAACGGAATGCCTTCAAAGGCATCAGAAACGACAATCAAGTCAATATCGCTGTCTGGTCTTGCCGAGCCATCAACCCGAGAGCCAAAGGCAATCAAATGCTGAGGTGCAAACAATTCCAGAATGCGTTTCCAATTTGCTTCCATGTATCGGCGCAGTTCCGTGTCTGCGATTTGAATTTGCTGTTTGGTCATCAGCATTACGAACACCTTCCCTAATGTTCGCTCAAAAGCAGCCACAAAACTGCCATTCTGACGGCGACGCCGTTGGTGACTTGGTCAAGGATGCGGGCTTTTTCGCTGTCGGCAAGGTCGGATGCGATTTCCACGCCTCGGTTCATCGGTCCAGGGTGCATCACCAACGCTTGCGGGCAAAGGTCGTGAAGTTTGCGCAAATCCATCCCGAACAATCGGTGATACTCGTTGACGCTTGGGAACAAACCGGCTTGCTGTCGCTCAAGTTGAAGGCGAAGCAGGTAGACGACATCAACATCGCTAACGGCTTCGGGCAAAGTTTTGCAGATGCGGACGCCGAAAGCGGCAAATTCTTCAGGCACCATTGTCGGCGGACCGACGAACCGCACTTCAGCACCCAACTTCAACAACGCCCACATCCCTGACCGAGCGACACGGCTGTGCAAAATGTCGCCGACAAAAGCCACCTTCAAGCCCTCAATGCGCCCAAAAACTTCCCACATGGTCAGCAAATCCAGAAGGGCTTGAGTTGGATGTTCGTGCATCCCGTCACCTGCGTTGAGCACTGACGGGGTTTTGCCGTTGGTTTGGTGCGCTCTCTCTTCCAAAACACGGGCGACGAAGTGGGGTGCGCCTGAGTGAGAGTGGCGGATGACAAAGGCATCGTAGCCGAGAGCGTAAAATGTCAGCACGGTGTCTTTCAAACTTTCGCCCTTGGCAACACTCGCCGCTGCAACGGCGATATGAGTGACGCCCATGCCCAACTTTCTGGCTGCCATTTCAAAAGAGGTTCGTGTCCGAGTGCTCGGTTCGTAAAAGAGGGTAACGAGGGATTTGCTTTGAAGTTGTGGGATGGAGACTAAAGGTTGACTGGCTTGAAGGTGGGTTTTGAAGAAGGCGGCAGCGTGAAGGAAAGACCAAATCTCCCACGCTTCCAGCGGTTCAATTCCAAGCAAGTGGCGGAAGCGCGGTTTCGGCAACTCCACGAGTGACGATAGCGTTTTCGGTTCGGTCATCCATGCCCCCTCCGTTAGGCACACACTTAGCCCCGTCAGTTTGGCACAATGGCGGGACCGATATGGGGGCAGACAAAACCCTTTATGAGTTTAACGAGGGTGCCAGTGCATGTAAAGGGGGGGAGTTGAAGGCTGCAATTGCTGTCTGGCAGCGAGTCGCCACAAAGCGTGCGGCAAAATCTTGCCTGCCGACCGGCAATAAAGCGAGGTGCACAAGGCGTGAGCCCGACAATCGGATGGAGCCCAGTGCGGCTGCTGGCGCCCATGCTGGAGACAGGGCAGCCCAGTTTGATGACGGTGTTGGCGATGGCAAAAGAGTTTGGCGTTGCCGCTGTCGAATTTCATCACGCTATGTTGCCCCGTTACGACCGGCGGACGCTGGACGCCGTTGCGGCGATGCTGCACAAGCATGGGCTCAAACTCTCCATGCTCACTTGCGCCCCTGATTTTACGCATCCCGATGCTGACGAACGGGAACGGCAGTTGGACGAGATGAAGACGAAGGTGATCGCAGCGTGGGTTTTGGGCGCAGAAGGGGTGCGGGTGACAGTAGGGTGCGCTCATCCTGAAGTGACGCAGGCGCAAGGGGTTGCGTGGGGGACAGAGATGCTCAAACGCTTAGCCGACTTCGCGCATCAGCGGGGCATCAAATTGGGCTTGGAAAACCACTACAAGGACCGCTTGTGGGCGTTGCCCGATTTCGCCCTTGACCCCGATGTGTTTTTGGAAGTTGTGGAGCGGTTGCGGGATACCCCTGTGGGCATCAACTTTGATTGCGCCAACCCGTTAATGGTCGGGCGCGACCCCGTCGCGTTGCTGCGGGCGGTTGCCGACCGGGTGTGGCATGTCCATGTCTCCGATCGCAAAGCAGGCGATTACGCCCACCAGGTTTTGGGCGATGGCGATGTGCCCTTGCCTGCGATCTTCCGCGAACTGGCAACGGTTCAATTTCGTGGCGTCTTGAGTTTGGAAGACGGGCAAACGCAGGGCGATGAAGGGACGCGACGGTCGCTGGCTTACTTGACCACTTTGGTGCGCCAGTATTGGCAAGTGCCCTGACTTTGCTAAGGAGGTGGGACGATGGAAGTCATTGAGCGCCCCGATGAAATGCAGCGACGGGCGTTGCAATGGCGCAGGGAAGGCAAAGACATCGGGTTCGTCCCGACGATGGGCTACTTCCACGAGGGGCATCTGGCGCTGATGCGCCGGGCGCGTCAAGAGTGCGATGTCGTTGTCGTCAGCATTTATGTCAACCCGCTGCAGTTTGGACCGCGCGAAGATTTTCAACGCTACCCGCGCGATTTGCCCCGTGACCTGCGGATGGCGGAAGCCGTTGGCGTGGATGTGGCGTTTGTCCCAAAGGATGAGGACATGTATCCTGACGGCTTCCAGACCTTCGTGGAGGTGACGGAATTAGCCCGCAGTTTGGAGGGCTTCTATCGCCCCAACCATTTTCGGGGTGTGGCGACGGTTGTCGTCAAACTGCTCAACATCGTTTTGCCCAATAAAGCCTACTTTGGTGAAAAGGACTTCCAGCAACTGCGGGTCGTCCAACGGATGGTGCGGGATTTGAACATGCCCGTTGAGATTGTCCCATGCCCGACGGTGCGTGAACCCGATGGTCTAGCGATGAGCAGTCGCAACACTTACCTGAGCCCGGCTGAGCGGCAGGCGGCGACGGTGCTTTACCGCGCGCTGCAGAGCGCTGACGCACTGTTCCGAAACGGTGAACGCAATACGGTGAAACTGAAGGCGCAGGTGTGGGCGGTGCTTAGCGAAGAGCCGACAGTGTTCCCGCAATATGTGGAAATCGTGGACGCTGAGACGCTACAACCCGTCGCGCACATAGAGCGTCCGGCAGTCGTCTTGCTGGCGGCGTTCGTCGGTGCAGCGCGGTTGATTGATGAATGGCTGTTAGTTCCGTGACGGGCTCAGCGGCGGGCTTTGGCGTGCTGCTTGAGAGCGGCGTAGATGAAGGCGTCCAAGTCGCCGTCTAACACGCTTTCCACATCGCTCGTCTCCACATCGGTGCGTAGGTCTTTGACGAGTTTGTAAGGGTGCAAGACATAACTGCGGATTTGGCTGCCGAAACTGATTTCAGGCAGTTCGCCGCGTAACTGCGCCAATTCCTCTTCCCGCTTGCGTCGCTCCAACTCGTAGAGGCGTGCCTTAAGGATTTGCAGGGCGACTTCCTTGTTGCGGTGCTGGCTGCGTTCCGACTGGCAGGTCACGACGATGCCGGTCGGCTTGTGCAAGATGCGGACAGCAGTCTCGTTCTTTTGCATGTGCTGCCCGCCCGGTCCTGACGAGCGGAAGGTCTCAATCTCCAAGTCCTCCTCGCGGATGTCCACCTTGATGTTCTCGCCGATTTCAGGGATGACATCCACCGCCGCGAAAGAAGTGTGGCGGCTTTTGCTGGCATCAAAGGGCGAGATACGCACCAGGCGATGAACACCCCGTTCCGTCTTGAGCAAGCCGTAGGCGTAATCGCCTTTGACCAACGCCGTAAAACTTTTGATACCCGCTTCTTTGCCCTCGGTGTAATCCAGGACTTCAAAGTCAAAGCCGTGCCGTTCCGCCCAACGGCGATACATGCGCGCCAACATTTCCGCCCAATCTTGGGCATCTGTTCCCCCTGCGCCGGGCGTGATGGACAAAATGGCATTGCTGCGGTCGTGCTCATCGGAGAGCAATGCGGTGATTTCCAGATCGCGGAACTCCCGTTCGGCAGTCGCCAACTCTTTTGCCAATTCAGGCTCAACGCTTTCGTCGTCGCTAGCCATCGCCAGTTCCGCCAACTCAACGACAGTTTGCAACCGCTGCTGCAAGCGCTCCCAGCGTTCCACCTCGTCGCGCAACTGTCCGAGTTCACGGGTCAGTTGCGCCGCGCGGGGCGGGTCGTTCCAAAGGTTGGGGTCGTTGACCATCTGCTCTAACTCGGCGATGCGACGGCGCTTTGCTGCCAAGTCAAAGGGCATCACCTAACTCTTGGAGGCGTTGCAACAGTTCACGGGCTTTTTCCGCGATTGTTCCCAACATCGCGCAATCCCTCCGTCACAGTGCAACTAACGGCGCTGAACGGCTTCTAGATGCTGGCGCAATTTGATGACCGAACGAGGCGGGTAGTAACCCCGCAACGAGGTCAACGGATACGCCAAACAACCCCGCCCGACAAGCGTGCCGGGGTTGATAACGGCGTTGCAGCCGATTTCTGATTCATCGCCCAAGATGACGCCGAACTTTTGTAGCCCCGTCGGATATTCGGTGTCACCGAGGCGCACGACAATTTCGTCGCGAGAAATTTTCAAGTTAGAGACGATGACGCCTGCACCGAGGTGGCTGCGCCTGCCCAAGATGGAGTCGCCGACATAGTTGAAGTGGGGACATTGGGCGCCGTCCATCAGGACACAGTTTTTGAACTCGCTGGCATGTCCCAGCACAACACCGTCGCCCGTCACCACATCACCCCGAACATATGCCCCCGACCGTACGGTGCAGTTTTTGCCGATGTAAGCGGGACCGAAAATGCACGCTCCTGGCTCAACGACTGTCCCTTCGCCGACAAACACTTGCCCGCTTACAAACGCGCCGTCCATCACCGTGCCCCGAATGTCGGGCGTGACGATGGCACGCACATAGTCGCCAATGCGCGGGATGACCTCCCACACCCTCTGCACACCAGCAAACAGGTCCCGATGGGCAAATTCGCTCAGGTCAAAGTAATGCTGTGGCGTTAAGCGTTCGTCCATCCCGCATCCCTTCTCAAGCAGGCAAACGGGGCGGATCGCCGTCCGCCGACGAACTGTCCACTACTTGAGCAGTGCCAAAACCTGCTGATGCAGTTCGGGTGTGCAGGCGCACACTAAATCATAGCGGCGTCGGATGTCAGGGTCAAAGGGGACAGGGTTGCCCTCAAAGTCCGTGACGACACAGCCTGCCCGCAAAGCAATAGGCAAACCTGTGAACACTTCAGTCATCGGTTGGCGAACAGCGAGGTAAATGTCCACGCGCCCTGCGGCGACATCAGTGAACCCACACGGTCCGCCGTTGGGCACGACGAACTTGACCGCAGAAAGCAAGGCTTTGAACCGCTCCACTGTCGGGTAGAGAAAGTGCGGCTTCATCAGGTAAGTGGCGAGGTAAGCGTCGTTCAACTGCGTAAGGCGGTTGGGGCGCAACGGTTGGCGGGTAGCCAAATTGCCGACGGACGCCGCAAATACACCATCTGCATCACAAAACTCTACGCGGTTGTTCAACAAATCGCCGACAGCGGCAGCCAGCGGATTACCGTCAGCGCCGTAGAGCGCAAAAGCCGTGAACCAAAAGGCGCGGATGCCCCGCCGATACAGAGCACTACCGTCAAACGGGTCACAGACAGCGAACAGCGGCTCGCCCTCGCCAGGCAGTTCCACTTGCTGCACCTCTTCGCTCAGCAGCGTGACCCGCCAGCCCGTCTGTTGCAGTGCGGACAGGTAGATGTTCTCCAACTCACGGTCGATGCGGATGACCTCTGGGTCCCATTCACGGTAACCCGCTTGGCGGGTCGCGATGACATCGGTCGCTTTTTCACCTAACGCATGGGCGTGGCGCACCGCTGCGACGACCGCTCGCACGACAAACTCGGCAGCAGTTGCCTGCGTGCGTTCCATCGGTCGTTCCTCCACAAACGCTGATACTGAACCCACACAAACGAAACCGCCCCGACACTGCGTTGAAGAAAGTGTCGGGGCGGCACATTGCTCAACCCGTTTGGGGCTTAAAAACTGGCGGTGGCGGCGACGCCGACATATTGCTGCTTGGTGCCGACATCACCGCGGCTCTTATTGCCGTAAAGGATATCCAGGCTGATTTTGTCCGCCAGTTTCCAGCCGCGGAAGCCGACAGTGTAGGTGTCGCCGAAGCTTTGTCCGCCAGCTGAGTCACCCGTGAACCACCGGACATAGAGCGGCGACTCGCCGAAGAGTTTCAGTTCCAGCCGGACATCAAAGACCTTGTCCAGCAACACATTCCCGTTGGTATCCACAGCACCGAAGGCGACGGGGCGGCGGAAGAGTTGCTCCGCAGCCGTCAGATAGAAGGGGTTGTAGATCGCGATGGAGTGGGGTCTGAAATTGCTGGTCGTATCGGTCCAACTCGCAGCCAGTGTGAGCCGGTTGGTCTTCAAGATATCAGCGTCCACAAAATAGAGGTTGCCGCGATTCCTTCCATTACCCATGTCGCGGTAGTTGCGAACCCACTCAGCGCGAATCTCGGGCAGGATGTTGCCGCCAAACAACCGTAGCGCCAAGTCCGCGCCGTAGGCTTTGTAATCGTTGGCTCCCGTGTAGAGCCAACTGGCACCCAACTTGAGCCGGTCGCCACCGAGGAAACCGCGCGAGATGCGCACAGCAAACAAGCCATCGTTGTCAACGATATTGGGCAAAGGCGCCGCCGCCAGAGCGTTCAGGGGTGAGAGATTGTAGTCGTTGAACCCGCTGTTCGGCACATCAGCGCCGACGAAGGTCCAATCCAAACCCAGTTGGTGAGCGTCCACGCGCAAGCCATCAACGGCTCCAAAGTTCGTGTCCAGCAGGAAACCTTGCCCCAGTTTGACATATTGCCGACCAGCGGTAACCGTTGACTCGCCAAGCAAAGGCAGGCTGCTTTTACCCTGCAAGTAGAGTTCGGTGATATCAACGCCTGTCGTGTCACGGGTGAAAAGAGGGACACCTCCGCGCAACACTTGCGTGCCGTTCACCCAAGTCAGCCGCAGGGCGCCCTTCCAGTTCTCATCAATTTGCTTCTCCGTGGAGATGTCCACGCGGTGGTAGCCGAGGCGGTCGCGCGGCCAACTAAGTTCGTCGGCGTCGGCGGCGCGGGTGCTGTCAATGTCTTGGACATAAGACAGGGTGATGTTGAGCGGCAGTCCGGCGACACCGACGCCACGACCCGCCTTCTCTTCCAGTTCCTTGACCCGCGCTTCCAGTTCGTCCACACGGGCGCCGAGGCGTTTGAGTTCAGGTTCAAACTCCCGGATCAAATCGCGCACAATTGCCCGAACGCGCTCAGGATCCACTTGTCCCCCAGCGGGACCAGG containing:
- the nucS gene encoding Endonuclease NucS, yielding MSKPNYFLVAVSTCQHLELCLKYAIAGFSNSVAGAWTFVEIQEGDFVSFLHAARAFNLYEVTRKEAIVEFEKMPPWPSVAFRDSRKPYLFPFRLYLRPIREFCEPLVRPEFAYVAENLLLRAGYRKTHFQADQTTLQNVSQMGSLWNGDIQPLETPPHTTFEPKFTPDKKMERVPFVCHFQESILQAAIKRWLSDRGNFTKFLSMIGFEDLSPDELEVLGEKALSYGHVDILIKDRVPIAQARKIAVEVKREHAQPRDLRQLRGYIDELGSECIGGVLIANSFSKSVIREAPKRNIRLVRYELRLDWRSPKKFSEILAGLRMEALP
- the pyrB gene encoding Aspartate carbamoyltransferase, producing the protein MTEPKTLSSLVELPKPRFRHLLGIEPLEAWEIWSFLHAAAFFKTHLQASQPLVSIPQLQSKSLVTLFYEPSTRTRTSFEMAARKLGMGVTHIAVAAASVAKGESLKDTVLTFYALGYDAFVIRHSHSGAPHFVARVLEERAHQTNGKTPSVLNAGDGMHEHPTQALLDLLTMWEVFGRIEGLKVAFVGDILHSRVARSGMWALLKLGAEVRFVGPPTMVPEEFAAFGVRICKTLPEAVSDVDVVYLLRLQLERQQAGLFPSVNEYHRLFGMDLRKLHDLCPQALVMHPGPMNRGVEIASDLADSEKARILDQVTNGVAVRMAVLWLLLSEH
- the panC gene encoding Pantothenate synthetase, which encodes MEVIERPDEMQRRALQWRREGKDIGFVPTMGYFHEGHLALMRRARQECDVVVVSIYVNPLQFGPREDFQRYPRDLPRDLRMAEAVGVDVAFVPKDEDMYPDGFQTFVEVTELARSLEGFYRPNHFRGVATVVVKLLNIVLPNKAYFGEKDFQQLRVVQRMVRDLNMPVEIVPCPTVREPDGLAMSSRNTYLSPAERQAATVLYRALQSADALFRNGERNTVKLKAQVWAVLSEEPTVFPQYVEIVDAETLQPVAHIERPAVVLLAAFVGAARLIDEWLLVP
- the prfB gene encoding Peptide chain release factor 2, with amino-acid sequence MPFDLAAKRRRIAELEQMVNDPNLWNDPPRAAQLTRELGQLRDEVERWERLQQRLQTVVELAELAMASDDESVEPELAKELATAEREFRDLEITALLSDEHDRSNAILSITPGAGGTDAQDWAEMLARMYRRWAERHGFDFEVLDYTEGKEAGIKSFTALVKGDYAYGLLKTERGVHRLVRISPFDASKSRHTSFAAVDVIPEIGENIKVDIREEDLEIETFRSSGPGGQHMQKNETAVRILHKPTGIVVTCQSERSQHRNKEVALQILKARLYELERRKREEELAQLRGELPEISFGSQIRSYVLHPYKLVKDLRTDVETSDVESVLDGDLDAFIYAALKQHAKARR
- the glmU_1 gene encoding Bifunctional protein GlmU is translated as MDERLTPQHYFDLSEFAHRDLFAGVQRVWEVIPRIGDYVRAIVTPDIRGTVMDGAFVSGQVFVGEGTVVEPGACIFGPAYIGKNCTVRSGAYVRGDVVTGDGVVLGHASEFKNCVLMDGAQCPHFNYVGDSILGRRSHLGAGVIVSNLKISRDEIVVRLGDTEYPTGLQKFGVILGDESEIGCNAVINPGTLVGRGCLAYPLTSLRGYYPPRSVIKLRQHLEAVQRR
- the omp-alpha gene encoding Outer membrane protein alpha; translated protein: MRKAAWFRLLVGATVTVSALGLPKGLTAQEPPKDVPVTHWAYDAVRELYRLGILEGYPDGTFKGRQPMTRYEFAQAVKRLLDAIREKPEIRELLRGPAGPQGPAGPQGPAGPPGPPGPPGPQGPQGPAGPQGPAGPPGPAGGQVDPERVRAIVRDLIREFEPELKRLGARVDELEARVKELEEKAGRGVGVAGLPLNITLSYVQDIDSTRAADADELSWPRDRLGYHRVDISTEKQIDENWKGALRLTWVNGTQVLRGGVPLFTRDTTGVDITELYLQGKSSLPLLGESTVTAGRQYVKLGQGFLLDTNFGAVDGLRVDAHQLGLDWTFVGADVPNSGFNDYNLSPLNALAAAPLPNIVDNDGLFAVRISRGFLGGDRLKLGASWLYTGANDYKAYGADLALRLFGGNILPEIRAEWVRNYRDMGNGRNRGNLYFVDADILKTNRLTLAASWTDTTSNFRPHSIAIYNPFYLTAAEQLFRRPVAFGAVDTNGNVLLDKVFDVRLELKLFGESPLYVRWFTGDSAGGQSFGDTYTVGFRGWKLADKISLDILYGNKSRGDVGTKQQYVGVAATASF